The nucleotide window CGTGGCCAACGTAGGGGCGCACTTCCGCCCCTACCGAGTGCATAAAATTTTATTTGAATTCAAAAATAGATAGGAAAATTTTTTTTAATTCCCATTTTCTATCTTGTTATAATTTTTTGTCCAAATTTTTTCTTGATTTCCAGTTATATGCAAGTTGAATGGCAACCTGTCAAACAATATCAAGATATTCTCTATCACAAAGCGGAGGGGATGGCGAAAATTACCATCAACCGTCCCCACAAGCGCAATGCCTTCCGCCCGCAAACGGTTTTTGAAATGTACGATGCCTTTCTCGACGTACGCGACGATAGCGAGATTGGTGTGGTTTTTCTCACGGGAGCTGGTCCTCACACGGATGGCAAGTATGCTTTTTGTTCCGGCGGCGACCAAAGTATCCGCGGCGAGGCGGGGTACGTAGACGACAGTGGCGTTCCCCGGCTGAATGTGCTGGATTTGCAGCGTTTGATTCGTTCTCTGCCCAAGGTGGTGATTGCTTTGGTGGCGGGGTATGCTATCGGTGGCGGTCACGTTTTGCACGTGGTTTGCGACCTAACCATTGCTGCTGATAATGCTATTTTTGGACAAACTGGTCCCAAAGTCGGTAGCTTTGATGGAGGATT belongs to Geitlerinema sp. PCC 9228 and includes:
- the menB gene encoding 1,4-dihydroxy-2-naphthoyl-CoA synthase, which produces MQVEWQPVKQYQDILYHKAEGMAKITINRPHKRNAFRPQTVFEMYDAFLDVRDDSEIGVVFLTGAGPHTDGKYAFCSGGDQSIRGEAGYVDDSGVPRLNVLDLQRLIRSLPKVVIALVAGYAIGGGHVLHVVCDLTIAADNAIFGQTGPKVGSFDGGFGASYLARMVGQKKAREMWFLCRQYDAQQALDMGLVNAVVPVEQLESEGIQWAQEILTKSPLAIRCLKAAFNADCDGQAGLQELAGNATLLYYMSEEAQEGKQAFIEKRQPNFRQYPWRP